In Mycobacteriales bacterium, the following are encoded in one genomic region:
- the cydD gene encoding thiol reductant ABC exporter subunit CydD, whose translation MRPLDPRLLREARSARGYIAVGTGLGVLSAVAVIAQAVLLAHLIAAAFVHGSDLAALRGSLVLLLAVIGVRALLAWAQEAVASRSAARVKQQLRARLLRHILDLGPGWLAGNRSGDLTALTTRGIDALDPYVARYLPQLVLTCIVPPMVIAAMGFADVLSAVIVLVTLPVIPVFMVLVGWTTRARTERQWSALQRLSHHFLDVLDGMPVLRVYDRGKAQATAVRKVTDDYRRTTLSVLRVSFLSSFVLELAATLSVALVAVSVGLRLLGGSVGLQTALLVLILAPEAYLPLRQMGSGYHAAAEGVTTAKRVLDVLDEPLPDRGDLRAPVVAELGLDVTDLQIRYPDRPRAALAGATLRVAPGELVAVIGPSGVGKSSLLAAVLGFTTPAAGRIRVGAVDLAECDPVVWREQIGWVPQRPALVAGTVADNVALGVPDATDAEVADALAAAAADELDPALLLGEDGAGISAGQRQRVALARALLRSARGAGLLLLDEPTEHLDLATEERIVDTLRRIAHEPLRPRCVLVVVHREAVTRAADRVVRLSLPAQVAAESSAVEVSA comes from the coding sequence GTGAGACCGCTCGATCCCCGGCTGCTGCGCGAGGCGCGGTCCGCCCGCGGCTACATCGCCGTGGGCACCGGGCTCGGCGTGCTTTCCGCAGTCGCCGTGATCGCCCAGGCGGTGCTGCTGGCCCACCTGATCGCCGCAGCGTTCGTCCACGGTTCCGACCTCGCTGCGCTGCGCGGATCGTTGGTGCTGCTGCTCGCCGTCATCGGTGTACGCGCGTTGCTGGCGTGGGCCCAGGAGGCGGTCGCGAGCCGGTCCGCGGCGCGGGTGAAGCAGCAACTGCGCGCCCGGCTGCTCCGGCACATCCTCGACCTCGGGCCGGGCTGGCTCGCCGGCAACCGCAGCGGCGACCTCACCGCGCTCACCACTCGCGGCATCGACGCCCTCGATCCCTACGTCGCGCGTTACCTGCCGCAGCTGGTGCTGACCTGCATCGTGCCGCCGATGGTGATCGCGGCGATGGGCTTCGCCGACGTGCTGTCCGCCGTGATCGTTCTCGTGACGCTGCCGGTGATCCCGGTGTTCATGGTGCTCGTCGGCTGGACGACCCGGGCCCGCACCGAGCGGCAGTGGTCCGCCCTGCAGCGGCTCTCGCACCACTTCCTCGACGTCCTCGACGGGATGCCGGTGCTCCGCGTCTACGACCGGGGCAAGGCACAGGCGACCGCCGTGCGGAAGGTGACCGATGACTACCGGCGTACGACGTTGTCGGTGCTGCGAGTTTCGTTCCTGTCGTCGTTCGTCCTGGAGCTGGCCGCGACCCTGTCGGTCGCCCTCGTTGCCGTATCGGTCGGGTTGCGGCTGCTCGGTGGTTCGGTCGGGCTGCAGACTGCGCTACTCGTGCTGATCCTGGCTCCCGAGGCGTATCTGCCGCTGCGCCAGATGGGCAGCGGCTATCACGCCGCCGCGGAAGGGGTGACCACCGCGAAGCGGGTCCTCGACGTGCTCGACGAGCCGCTACCGGACCGCGGCGACCTGCGTGCCCCGGTGGTCGCCGAGCTCGGACTGGACGTCACCGACCTGCAGATCCGCTACCCGGACCGGCCACGGGCCGCGCTGGCCGGTGCCACGTTACGGGTCGCGCCGGGGGAGCTGGTCGCGGTGATCGGCCCGTCCGGGGTGGGAAAGTCCAGCCTGCTCGCCGCGGTGCTGGGCTTCACGACCCCCGCCGCCGGCCGGATCCGGGTCGGCGCCGTCGACCTCGCCGAGTGCGACCCGGTGGTGTGGCGGGAACAGATCGGCTGGGTCCCGCAACGCCCGGCGCTGGTCGCGGGAACGGTGGCGGACAACGTCGCCCTCGGCGTACCGGACGCCACCGACGCGGAGGTCGCGGACGCGCTGGCCGCGGCCGCCGCGGACGAGCTGGATCCGGCGCTGCTGCTCGGCGAGGACGGCGCGGGCATCTCCGCCGGGCAGCGGCAACGGGTGGCGCTGGCCCGGGCGTTGCTGCGCAGCGCCCGAGGCGCCGGGCTGCTGCTGCTCGACGAGCCCACCGAGCACCTCGACCTCGCGACCGAGGAACGGATCGTCGACACGCTGCGGCGCATCGCCCACGAACCGTTGCGCCCGCGGTGCGTGCTGGTCGTCGTACATCGCGAGGCGGTGACCCGCGCCGCCGACCGGGTGGTGCGGCTATCCCTTCCCGCGCAGGTGGCGGCCGAGAGCTCGGCCGTGGAAGTGTCGGCATGA
- the cydC gene encoding thiol reductant ABC exporter subunit CydC, whose product MTRAVTRHGDHAVGRILDLAPWPRRRFAGAVGLGTLALGSAVGLMAVSAWLISRAAQHPPVLALGIAVVAVRGLAIGRAVFRYFERLVSHDVAFRQLGDLRVVVAARLEPLAPAGLAAFRRGGLLTRLVADVDGQQDLPLRVVEPIAVGVLVGALSVGTVAWLLPPAGLVLAVAVVVAATVVPVVTAAAGRRSDRLLAPARDRMSTVVVETLRAAPDLVACGADRQWLARAEDADAELSRVARATGRVEGIGAGLAALVGGLAVWGMVEVGIPAVRSGTLRGVDLAVVVLLPLATWEAVSAIAPALSVWSRVRTSAGRLADVLDAPVPVASPAVPVPVADGPGRIAVRRLTARWPADPDAPDDDRPRGVSGVDLDLGPGRRVAVVGPTGAGKTTLAAALLRFVDVSGGDYVLDGTDVLAASADDVRMRIGHVAGDAHIFDSTVRENLRLARPDATEEELWDAMHQARLTEWVRSLPEGVDTYVGERGARMSGGERTRLALARALLARRPVLLLDEPTAALDPATAEAVTADLLAAGRDRAVLLVTHRLAGLDGVDEVLVLDSGRVVQRGRPADLAQTPGPYADLLAHDSTAAVDPVDPVDKTHY is encoded by the coding sequence ATGACGCGCGCCGTCACTCGTCACGGGGATCACGCGGTCGGCCGGATCCTCGATCTGGCGCCGTGGCCGCGCCGTCGGTTCGCCGGCGCCGTCGGTCTCGGAACCCTGGCGCTGGGCAGTGCGGTGGGCCTCATGGCCGTCTCGGCGTGGCTCATCTCCCGCGCCGCGCAGCACCCGCCGGTGCTCGCCCTCGGCATCGCCGTGGTCGCGGTCCGGGGCCTGGCCATCGGGCGGGCCGTGTTCCGCTACTTCGAACGGTTGGTGTCGCACGACGTCGCCTTCCGCCAACTCGGCGATCTGCGGGTGGTGGTCGCCGCCCGGCTGGAGCCCCTCGCTCCCGCCGGCCTGGCGGCGTTCCGCCGGGGCGGCCTGCTCACCCGGCTCGTCGCCGACGTCGACGGCCAGCAGGACCTGCCGCTGCGGGTCGTCGAACCGATCGCGGTGGGCGTGCTGGTCGGGGCGCTGTCGGTGGGCACGGTGGCCTGGCTGCTGCCGCCGGCCGGCCTCGTCCTCGCGGTTGCGGTCGTCGTGGCCGCGACCGTCGTACCGGTCGTCACCGCCGCGGCCGGCCGCCGCTCGGACCGGCTGCTGGCGCCGGCCCGCGACCGGATGTCCACCGTCGTCGTCGAGACGCTGCGCGCGGCACCGGATCTCGTCGCGTGCGGCGCCGACCGGCAATGGCTGGCCCGCGCCGAGGACGCCGACGCCGAGCTCTCCCGGGTCGCCCGCGCCACCGGGCGGGTCGAAGGCATCGGCGCAGGGCTCGCGGCCCTCGTCGGCGGACTCGCCGTCTGGGGCATGGTCGAGGTCGGGATCCCCGCCGTACGGTCCGGGACGCTGCGCGGCGTCGACCTGGCAGTGGTGGTCCTGCTCCCGCTCGCGACCTGGGAGGCGGTGTCGGCGATCGCGCCCGCGTTGTCGGTGTGGTCACGGGTGCGTACGTCGGCCGGGCGGCTGGCCGACGTACTCGACGCGCCGGTGCCGGTCGCTTCGCCGGCGGTGCCGGTGCCGGTCGCGGACGGTCCCGGCCGAATCGCGGTGCGCCGGCTGACTGCGCGGTGGCCGGCCGACCCCGATGCTCCGGATGACGATCGGCCGCGCGGCGTGTCCGGGGTGGATCTCGACCTGGGTCCTGGTCGCCGGGTCGCCGTCGTCGGGCCGACCGGCGCGGGCAAGACCACCCTTGCTGCGGCGCTGCTGCGCTTCGTCGACGTGTCGGGCGGGGACTACGTCCTCGACGGCACGGATGTCCTCGCCGCGTCGGCGGATGACGTGCGGATGCGGATCGGGCACGTCGCAGGCGACGCGCACATCTTCGACTCGACCGTGCGCGAGAACCTGCGCCTGGCACGTCCCGACGCGACGGAGGAGGAACTCTGGGACGCCATGCACCAGGCCCGTCTGACCGAGTGGGTGCGCAGTCTGCCCGAGGGCGTCGACACCTACGTCGGCGAACGCGGCGCACGGATGTCGGGTGGGGAACGCACCCGGCTCGCGCTCGCCCGCGCACTGCTCGCCCGGCGTCCTGTACTGCTGCTCGACGAACCGACCGCGGCGCTCGACCCGGCGACGGCCGAGGCCGTGACCGCGGATCTGCTGGCGGCCGGGCGCGACCGGGCGGTGCTGTTGGTGACCCACCGCCTTGCCGGGCTGGACGGCGTGGACGAGGTGCTCGTACTCGACTCCGGCCGGGTGGTGCAACGCGGGCGGCCCGCGGACCTCGCTCAAACGCCCGGCCCGTACGCCGACCTCCTCGCGCACGACTCCACCGCCGCCGTTGACCCCGTGGACCCGGTGGACAAAACCCACTACTAG
- a CDS encoding cation:proton antiporter, which translates to MTSDQIFLGVGLILVLAVGSQVLASRLRIPALIVLLPAGFIAGALTSDVNPNRLLGSAFQPLVSLAVALILYEAGLGLDLRKLHGHTRRVVIRLILLGVPITWIVVALVADPVLGMSKRAAVMLGAILVVSGPTVVGPILRFVRPGERLQRLLTWEGSLIDPVGAILGVVVFNAIVASTHRERGAQITQFFLSFAVGLAGGFLGAVVLWLLLRKLRLGEVLGATAQLAVVIAVAAGCDIIRDDSGLIAAIVVGLAMASTKAYDVPARRPFAETLIDLTLGVLFVSIAATVTPASVRNLVLPTLVLVAVLVLATRPLIALLSSLGTDLSRGERAFVGWMAPRGIVAAATASTFTVALTAKGVPGAGKILPATFLVIVATVAVYGLTAAPVARRLRVSRPSQTRPLLVGGDPWVIDLGIVLQSAGLPVLMWAPRERQRDRIRSAGLDLAPGELLAAATGRGAQLAGVTAVLLLTVEDDFNALASTVLEGNVDGSVYRLAPPLRSNGVVAPYMGGQILFGGRLTGATLLQRHRGGAQISLCADDGPAPADHDVMFVIRASGRLEPVTGRGVPSAQPGDITVLLGPATPHPVPPRPRLSVWGMA; encoded by the coding sequence GTGACGTCGGACCAGATCTTCCTCGGAGTGGGGCTGATCCTCGTGCTCGCGGTCGGGTCGCAGGTGCTCGCCAGCCGGCTGCGGATTCCGGCGCTCATCGTGCTGCTTCCCGCGGGGTTCATCGCCGGCGCGCTCACCAGCGACGTCAACCCCAATCGCCTGCTGGGATCGGCGTTCCAGCCGCTGGTGTCGCTCGCGGTCGCGCTGATCCTCTACGAGGCGGGCCTCGGGCTCGACCTGCGCAAACTGCACGGACACACCCGCCGGGTGGTCATCCGGCTGATCCTGCTGGGCGTTCCCATCACCTGGATCGTCGTCGCCCTTGTCGCGGATCCGGTGCTCGGAATGTCCAAGCGGGCGGCGGTGATGCTCGGGGCGATTCTCGTCGTCTCCGGTCCCACCGTCGTCGGCCCGATCCTGCGGTTCGTCCGCCCGGGCGAGCGGCTGCAGCGGCTGCTCACCTGGGAGGGCTCCCTGATCGATCCGGTCGGCGCCATCCTCGGGGTGGTGGTGTTCAACGCCATCGTCGCGAGCACCCATCGCGAGCGCGGGGCACAGATCACGCAGTTCTTCCTCAGTTTCGCCGTCGGCCTCGCCGGCGGTTTCCTGGGTGCGGTGGTGCTGTGGCTGTTGCTGCGCAAGCTCCGGCTCGGCGAGGTGCTCGGGGCGACGGCGCAACTCGCCGTGGTGATCGCGGTCGCCGCCGGATGCGACATCATCCGGGACGACTCGGGGCTCATCGCCGCGATCGTCGTCGGGCTGGCGATGGCGAGCACCAAGGCCTACGACGTCCCGGCCCGCCGGCCGTTCGCCGAGACGCTGATCGACCTGACCCTCGGCGTGCTCTTCGTGTCGATCGCGGCGACCGTGACCCCCGCCTCGGTGCGCAACCTCGTGCTGCCGACGCTCGTCCTGGTGGCGGTCCTCGTGCTGGCGACGAGACCGCTCATCGCCCTCCTGTCGAGCCTGGGCACCGACCTCAGCCGCGGTGAACGGGCTTTCGTGGGCTGGATGGCACCGCGCGGGATCGTCGCGGCCGCGACGGCGTCGACGTTCACCGTCGCCTTGACGGCCAAAGGTGTCCCGGGCGCGGGGAAGATCCTGCCGGCCACCTTCCTGGTGATCGTCGCCACCGTCGCGGTGTACGGCCTGACGGCGGCACCGGTCGCGCGACGGCTACGGGTCAGCCGCCCCTCGCAGACCCGGCCGCTGCTGGTCGGCGGCGATCCGTGGGTCATCGACCTCGGGATCGTGCTGCAGTCGGCCGGACTGCCGGTGCTGATGTGGGCGCCGAGGGAGCGGCAACGCGACCGGATCCGGTCCGCGGGACTGGATCTGGCCCCCGGTGAGCTGCTCGCCGCCGCGACCGGACGCGGGGCACAGCTGGCCGGCGTCACCGCCGTCCTGCTGCTGACCGTCGAGGACGACTTCAACGCGCTCGCGTCGACCGTGCTCGAGGGGAACGTCGACGGGTCGGTCTACCGGCTCGCCCCGCCGTTGCGCAGCAATGGTGTCGTGGCGCCGTACATGGGCGGGCAGATCCTCTTCGGCGGCAGGTTGACCGGTGCGACGTTGCTGCAACGACATCGGGGCGGTGCACAGATCTCGCTGTGTGCGGACGACGGGCCGGCGCCGGCGGACCACGACGTGATGTTCGTGATCCGGGCCTCGGGTCGACTGGAACCGGTGACCGGCCGCGGAGTCCCGTCGGCGCAGCCCGGCGACATCACGGTGCTGCTCGGCCCGGCGACGCCGCATCCGGTGCCTCCCCGCCCGCGGCTCTCGGTCTGGGGGATGGCGTGA